TTCCCATCAGCAACTAAACATGGACGGAAATTTATATGGCTCATATTCCTGATCGCAGCAAGCTCAATCAGGCTGTCCAACTTGCCCAGTCAGGTTGACTGAAGCATCTTCCCGATGTCAGCAAGTATTACAACAATGTCCAGACAATGCCCGTGCATGGCACTTACTTGATTTAACTGCTATGCAGCTTGGATAACAAACAGCAGGCATTGACATCTGTGTCAAAAGCGCTCACTCTCGATTCTGACAAAACATAATTTCACAACCATGCTGGAGTGGTGCATTTTGGACTGGGAACTCCGGTTCCTCCAATCTCTCGCTGCTTTTGGGTAATGGGGATGGCAGTTTTAGTGCAAGTCTTTATGGAGTAGAGACGTTGGCGTAGCCCACCCTTAATCTCAATGCTAATTCTTTATCAAATAAAGTTGCATAATGTCGCGCCTGTGGGAGCATTCAACGTTTCAGGATAACAAATCAAAACTAATTAGTCTCCTTTAACCCAATAACCAATGCAAACCCTTGTTTCTGCCCCTAGTGGACTAGAAATCAACGCTTCTGAGCAATTCGGCTCTTGGCTATGCCAGCAAAATCTCAGCTTGGCATTCACAACCTATCAAACCAACCGCCTTTTTTTCGTTAGTAGCCAAGCGAACGGACAGCTCAAGCTCAACGAAAGACTATTCGACAAACCAATGGGGCTATATCTAGCAGGCAAAAGCCTCTACATGACTACCCGCTACCAACTCTGGCATTTTGATAACTTCTTGGGGAATGGCGAAAAGTACAAGGAAACAGATCACCTCTATGTCCCCCGCACCGCTTACACCACAGGCGATGTCAACGCCCATGAAGTAGTCTTAGACGATTCTGGAAAAGTGATTTTTGTCAATACCGACTTTAGTTGTTTAGCCACCCTCAGCCCAGACTACAACTTTGTCCCCTTATGGCAACCACCCTTCATCTCCAAACTCGTCGCCGAAGATCGTTGTCATCTCAATGGGTTAGCAATGGTAGAGGGCAAACCCGCTTATGTCACTGCCTGTAGTACCACAGATACAGCCGCCGGGTGGCGTAATTATCGCCATGATGGGGGAGTCGTCATCGACGTTGCCCAAAGTGAAATCATCGCCACAGGCTTATCCATGCCCCATTCTCCCCGTTGGTATCAGGGGAAATTATGGTTACTTAATTCTGGCACAGGGGAATTAGGCTACATCGAGGAGCGTCAATTCCATCCCATCACCTTCTGCCCTGGATTTGTGCGTGGATTAGCCTTTTGGCAAAACTTCGCCTTTGTGGGTCTATCTCAACTACGTTCCCAGACTTTTACCGGATTAACCCTAGAAAACCGCTTAAGTTCCCAAGGAAATCGCCCCCAGTGTGGCTTAATGGTAATTGACTTGCAGACAGGCACAGCCCTGCACTGGCTATATTTTCAGGGAGTAATTGAAGAACTATTTGATGTTGTAGTTCTACCTGGGGTGCTACAACCCCAAGCAATTGGTTTACAGTCAGACGAAATTCAGCGCCTAGTCACATTTCCCAACAGTGGCGGCATTGTCACCACCAAACCCACCGCTAAACGTCCCAGTTTAGGAACAGCCCCCCCCGTCGCTGGTTTACCCACACAGCAAATTACCCCCCTTAATCCCCTCGAAGATTGGGGGGAAATCGGACAATCTAGTTCCCTCCCCTTTACAAGGGGAGGGTTAGGGAGGGGTAATCCG
This window of the Nostoc sp. ATCC 53789 genome carries:
- a CDS encoding TIGR03032 family protein, with amino-acid sequence MQTLVSAPSGLEINASEQFGSWLCQQNLSLAFTTYQTNRLFFVSSQANGQLKLNERLFDKPMGLYLAGKSLYMTTRYQLWHFDNFLGNGEKYKETDHLYVPRTAYTTGDVNAHEVVLDDSGKVIFVNTDFSCLATLSPDYNFVPLWQPPFISKLVAEDRCHLNGLAMVEGKPAYVTACSTTDTAAGWRNYRHDGGVVIDVAQSEIIATGLSMPHSPRWYQGKLWLLNSGTGELGYIEERQFHPITFCPGFVRGLAFWQNFAFVGLSQLRSQTFTGLTLENRLSSQGNRPQCGLMVIDLQTGTALHWLYFQGVIEELFDVVVLPGVLQPQAIGLQSDEIQRLVTFPNSGGIVTTKPTAKRPSLGTAPPVAGLPTQQITPLNPLEDWGEIGQSSSLPFTRGGLGRGNPKTSNEAAFSSGNQIRYQRVYHLNSSNALDYNHLTYPSLQKRWQTQPPQGELTGLSASLDGAIVGFAISERLNPQQAEIISLFVLPEYRHQGIGTKLVAYLEQELAQQGCVEIILSYSTSTLTNVALEPLLSKRHWQTPQINLVLGKTATEKIAQAPWLNKYSLPPAFEVFPWLDAGLSLPPNVEAHRLEPLNSLGLRYRREVIGWVLTHRVAPDTIRYTTFSIAQAFEKRGRGVWLLASAIRRQVDSGVPYLTGSVSYRYPRLLKFVERHLTPYLTGVGEVRQTSKLINPTLESREN